In Monodelphis domestica isolate mMonDom1 chromosome 1, mMonDom1.pri, whole genome shotgun sequence, the sequence TCCCTATCCCACACCCAGAAAGAGAGCAGAAACCAGACTGCTCTCCCCTGAGACACATACCCTGGAACCTCACCCTGAGCTGTCAGCAAGTGAAGATTATCATTCCCCAGCCAAAACTCCCCCAGCCTGCTGCCAAAGCCCTTCTTGTAAGCAGCCCAGGATCGGAAAAAGTTCACAGACCCATCAGCCCGTCTCTGGAAAACCTGTGAAAAAATGGGAGCCCCCCCCCAATTCCAAATAAATGTTTctgcttccctcttcccctctccccaccaagGACAGAATGAAAACATAAGCACCTGATACTACTAGCATGAGCTATTCATTGGTCCCTCACAAGCAGGGTCCAGGATTCTTATCTTTGCCCTCCAGTGGCGTTCAGTCCCTTATAGGGGATGATTGCCTCTCTCCTCAGAGCTCAGCTAGACCTGGCTGAGGCATAGTTTGGATCACGCACAGAGAGAATGGTTCAGCTGGTTTCCTAAAGTTACTAGTTTTAACCCTGGGCCCAAGCTAGTCCTCCTCACTGTGGGCCAGGCTTGGCCACCCAGCACTGCCTCACAGTAGTTCCTGGTTCTCTCCCCTCATTGACAATGGAagcctcctcttttctttagttctcaggccttcctcccctttccctctcagaCCAGCTTGGATGTGGGTGGGATCAGAACTTGGACTCCAGGTCAGAACTGCAAACTGGGCAAACTGTTTCCTGAGGGTCTTGGCAGGGCAGAGCAGCAGGATAGATCCACCAGATGAGCTAGGCTTGTACTCACAATCCAGCCCCCTCCATCAGTGTTCATGTCACACAGCACAGTAAGAGGCTTGCAGTCAGAGAGGTAGATGGTATACCAGCCACTGAGGACATTCCCCCTACCCAGCAACTCCTTACAGTTTCTTGCTCCTGGGAAGACAAAGGGTTAGATGTGCACAGCCACTTCTCCCACATCTCCTGCCCCTCCAATTTGGGGTGCCAGGGAGAagggccaggcaggagaaatatTAAGGTTAGGAGGGGAGAATGAGCAGGTATCAAGAGCAGGAACTTATTGCATCCCTTTGGGTAGTGGAAGCCACAGGCTGACAGTCTCTCCAAGTCCCTTTAGCTCCATGGACATTTAGGTTGGTTCTTCTCTGGAAATGTAAGGAACTGGACACATCTGAACCTCTGACCCAGCCTTCAAGTGCCAGACCTGAACAGTGAGAAATGAACCCCTGGGTCAAGTTGGAGGGGTAGAAAATCAGGGGAAACAATCACCTGTCTTGCACAGCtgagtttccagttctttctcatcTATACATGGGAAGAAAAACAATCAAGTGCTTAGAAATCAGGGCCCTCATTTGCATTTGCCTCTTGGGTAGATGACTCTATAcgatataataacaaaatacaaTATAACAGACATTTCTTAAGGATCTCTGTGAACAGGGCTCCAAGAGGCAAATTTTtagataataatatatatactatatatataatatagtatatataatatatatataatatatattataatatatatatttatatataaattatatataaatatatattataatataataatatatataatatacatataatatatatatatacatttatatactgccttaaggtttgcaaagagctttaaaaatattacttcatCTTACCTTCACACCAGCCCTGGGAGTTagtggctattattattacagctttacacatgaagaaactaaggcagagatcAAATAACTTATCTAGTTAGTAAgtgaagatggatttgaattagtcttcctgactttagtgCTCTAGTTCTCTAACTCCAGAGACAGTGCTCTTTCCCCATCCAGTCTTGTCCTTTGATCCAATGTTATCTTTGTCCCTCTAAAATAGGATCCATAGCCCATAGGCCAGTCCTCCATGGTACAAGTTAACAATCTGGCTCCACTACCACTATTACCAGGGCAGCTGGTTGGTgccatagagtgccaggcctagaatgaggaagactcatcatcctgagttcaaatctggcctcagatacttactgactatgtgaccctgaacaagtcatttaacactgtttgcctcagtttcctcatctgtaaaatgatctggagaaggatatgataagccactctagtatctttagcAAGAAAACCACAGACTGGGTAATGAAGAAGCATTGAAGAACTGAAGAAcactgaagaacaaaaataaacacTGCATATGCTCCATTGCAGAGTCCCAGTTTGAACAGAGGGACATCAGGGTAGTTTTGTTCCCAAGTGTTTCTGCCCCCTCATAACTCAAAAGGATTGCCAGTATCAAAGGATGGGTCTATGTAAGAAGCTCCCcagttcttgtcttttcatctttTGGACAAGGAGCGCACCATGATCTCAGAACTGTTCCCCTTCCACCATAATATTTTGTCATCACAATTATTCCCAAAGCTAAAGGCCTAAatgtccctctctcctctctctatacacccaaacacacacagacagaaCTCTATACCCAAGACCAACACTGTCTGGGAAAATTGTTAGTATTTTCTCCTGCCTCAAATGATCATCAGCaccatagtggaaagaatgctagtcttggagacaagaagacctgagctcaagtgCTGATTCAGACATTAatagatatgtgactctgggcaagtctctgaaTCCATCTCATCTTATTTCCTAATCTATACAATTTGGGCAGTAATAATAAAAGCTCCTACTTCTCCgagttttaaggatcaaataagacagtatatataaagctctttgcaaaccttaaacaatagctattattgttatctaTTTTGATATCTTTCCATGTTAcgtgccctcccccccccccagaacatAAACTCCCTGAGGTCAGGGATTGATTTTCATTTGGTCATTGTAATAAGGATAATTATAATTTTCTCTGCCACACCACCAACCTGTTCTATCTAGAGCACACCTCCAATCTCTAGACATGGTTATatttagaatttctattttgaaaaAGCTCCTTCAGTAATGTATTACCACGTCTTAGAATCTTTATCATcaaaaaattcttaatttctaGTCTTAATGCCTCTATATTTCAAATGCAGGACTGATTGGTCCTGGTGTGATCCACAGACCCATAGAAATAAGACCTTACCTAAACTTCCAGGCATCCCAAGATCTCCTTTGTCTCCTAGGGAAAGAAACTGATTCAGAACTGGACAAGTAATCCAAGATCACCAACTCTTATTAGGGTCTAACAGAGGAGGATTGGCACTGGCTATTTTCTGAGTGGAACAAATAAGTTGGCATTGGCCATTTTCTCAGTGGAATCTATTAACCATAGTGGGAACTGACTGTTGGCCTGCAAAGACTGTCATAAATACTGAGCCTGATGGTTCTTCCATCCAGAATCTTCATTTCCACAGACTTAATTAAACATAGTTTGCTTTCTAGAAGCTCTTTAGTTAGGTTAAATGCTGGTTCCTTAGCTTTATCATGTGCCTAGATCATCAGAGTAAGTTAGGGGGAAAGAGACCAGGCTCTCTTTGGCACAACTTTGTTTCTGAGGCTACAAAGTTTTCCAAGGCTGGGTTCTGAGGAAAGATTGAGGTTTTCGTGCTAAAGATCTACCAATCACATGAATCTCTGGACTTTGAATAGGAAAGTCATGTTTTTCCCATCTGAGAGAAGTTGAGTCTCTAGGAATGAAGAATCTAGTAGGAACATTAAGGTGACCCCCCTCCCAGCTGCTACTCATTAGAAACGCATTGATATTTCACCTGGAGTTTGTCTTCTATGATCTTTCTCTTACCTTTGGGACCCTGTGTTCCTGACACTCCTGGGCTCCCTGGAGGGCCTCTTtcccctaaaaaataaaataaaacaaatgctgaAAATATATCTCCCCAAAGATGTCTCCTCTAAGCtccattccctccaacattccaAGGAGCCACTCATCTAGCCCAGTGCCAGAGGCTTCCATGCCAAATTGCCTATGAAGTCAGCAGCCCCCAGAGAGGTTACAAGCTTTGTCCTCTGTGCTGGCAGATGCTTGTGGCAAACTAGGCATCTGCCTGGGGGGCTTTCTAAAACTGCTCAGAAATTCATAGACCATGGCTGTGCTACCTGCAATGAACCGCAACTATATTACCGACCTAGGAATAAGCCTGAAAGGCCTAAATCCTGTGCTGATTCTATTTACCTTCTTTGTAATTCTGGGAAGTCATGGATTTGAAGATAGATGTCCTGAATCCTGGTCTTGTGCTTTATGACCTTTTGTAGGTCACTTaccctctcttggcctcagtttctacatccataaaatgaagaactCAGATAACACTATCATGAATTTAATTGGAAGGGTTCTTTGAGTAAGAATCCTTTGTTCCTAAGTTGCTTTTCTGCTTAGGTCTCTTTTCTCCACCCGacccccaccccgcccccccaccaaaaataaggaaaacacaTGCAGATAGCTTTTCCTTGGTTACTTCCTCCTTTTCTTGCCCTTCTTGTACAGATGTCCTCTTCAAGGCCAGTTAAGGAAGATTTTGCCTTGAAACTATAAACAATCCCAAGTTCAAAAATCACTGGGAggccatatgtacaaaaaatatctcTAGCTATTCTTTTtacagtagcaaagaactggaaactaagcaAATATCCatcaagaggaaaataaaatgttatgtattttaaaaacttattctGAGAAAAGATACATAAGATTCAACAGAATGACAAAGGGTCCAGAAcacaataatattgcattataAGAATCAATCGATAAACAATTAAGTAGCTACCATATACAGGGCACTGTACTatgtgctaaggatacaaaaagagacaaaagaaagtccctgccttccagaagcttacaatctaaagaaATAGTTCCAAAGAAACtgagatttgtatgaattgatgtaaGTAGCATGAGTAGAACCCCAAGAACGATTTACACAATAACAACATTGGtgaacaactttgaaaggcttaagACCAACCACAATTTCAAAAAACCAGTGATGAAGTATGTGGCCCACTTCCTGATAGAGAGATGATGGGCTCAGAGTATAGAACAAGAGACACATTTTTGGGCATGGTCAATgtagaaatttctttttcttgcctatCCTTATACATTACAagatttttgttcttcctcaaagtggggaggagaaggagagagatcaaagggagagaaaaatgctTCTTCATGTAAAAGactaaacttaatttaaaaataaaggatgaaagaaggtaaaaataaaatgttgcttTGACACATCTCCAAAGTAGGTATGACTGTCAAGGCTTTTCTACCTATTCTTCTCTGGACCTTCTCTAAGTCTGAACAAAGGAAGAGAACAggaaacaagtgaaaaaaatatttttaaaaacatatccttccttttaatattagaaaatttCACCTAGGAAATTATACCTCACCCACTTCATAACTacattgccattttctttgcACAATTATAAGGCTTTCAGAAATTCTGATTTACTGGGTTCAATGTGCAATGGGACATGGGAAAAGACCATCTGTTGAAACAAGCTCAACTTCTGTTTTCAATCCAAAGCCCTAAACTTCTGACTTGCATGATTCTGTCCTACTTCCTCCTCTGTTCCTTCTTGGGAGAAAAACCACTAAataattcagtttaaaaaaacaacttctatTGTTTCACATGTATTTCTCACAAAATTTCTtgcaaaatattcagagaaagtATTTATTATGCCAGTTCCTGGCAGAAAGCCAGGTTTGAGGGCATTAAGGGATTAACTAGTCATTGCTAGACAGAGTAAAAGATAATCTTTAGCCATTCAAAAATAAGTACAAATTAATTTGTTTACAAAACAAGTACAAATTAATTTGTATTCAAAAATAAGTACAACTTAATTTATATAACTAATTTAATGGAGGAAGGTAGTGAGTAACTTAGATGTGTGGTTGCCAAAGTAACTCTTTCCTGTATGGAACAAAAAAGACAATCACAGGTAAAGATGTATTAACATATAATGCATAGCTCCTTAACTTTTTCCGCCTTTTCTCCTAGCCATGAGGAATATTGGGATTGAGATCTTAGAACTTGGAATATATATGGATAGTAGGGCATTTAGAGAGTTAAAAGGTGGAGAGTTCTTAACTTGGAACAAATTGAAAGCAAGTTCTACCAAGACAGTTAGGCCAAGGGGCTCTCTCAGAATTAAAAGGAGAATGCTAAAGAAGATATTTCCCCCAAAGAACAATTAATTGAGGGATTTTCATAATATAGAAAGCATATAGAGTACACAGGGATAGGGACTAGACTTGGAATTTCATTGGAATAAGAAATTCCATGGTGAGGAAACTCAGGAATCACTAAAAGATGAAGTGACCTTGCTGAAAGTCCCGTAACCAGTATGTTttggaagtaggatttgaacatagAATTTTATGATATCAAAACCAAATCCTCTATTATCCCACATGGCCTATAACATGACTTATGCATACAAATGTAAACTGATGactatttgtcattttaatttcattagatCTTTATATGAAAAAGAACCCCAACTGATAAAAGACTTGCTAATCTAtactgttattcagtcatttcagtcatttctgacttttcataaCCCCAttgtggcaaagatattggagtggtttgcattgccctctctagctcattttagagattgaGAAATTGAGGTcaacaggattaagggacttggcAAGGTCGCATAACTAGCAAAGatgtgaggcaagatttgaactctgaaaatGACTCTTCTTAACCAAAGACCTGgtattccatccactgagccacctagctgccctaatctGTACCCTCTCAATCATCAGAGAAAGCCTGACTAATTGATTCATGCAATATAACCTAAAGCAGCATTACTAACTCACTTACATAAACTAGAATGATAAATAGGTAAAGTGCCTAGAATTCTGAAATAATCCACTTCTGAATTGTTGGCTGGAGCACCAACAAACTTATCACTCTCAATCTCTGTCAATACCTCTGTGCTTGGAAACATACCTGTCATTCCTGGAGGACCAACTTCTCCTTTTGGACCAAGGGCTCCAGGAAGTCCAGGGCAGCCTTGAAGGATAGTGAGTTTTTCAGAAGCCCCAAGGCCCACAATCTTCACATCTGCAAATAGTTAATCATAAATTCAGCAAACATTCTTTAACCTGGGCATTCTCTATAGTAGTGTAAAGTCATTGTCCTACACTTACATCAATTCATTTTTTTAGTGCCAATTAAATTAGAAGGGATAAAAGAAATTAAGTCATCAAAGTTTTGATTTGTTGTTAAGTCATGCCCaacttgggtttttcttgacaaaaatactagagtggtttgccatttccttctccaattcatttgacatatgagaaaattgaggcaaacagagtgaagctGTCATGTCCcccagtcttctcttctttaggcTAATACTTCAGCTAATCCTTAAATGACAtgaatttaaagctcttcaccatCCTTGGTTGCCATCCAGCTTAACAAAGTCCTTTCTGAACTGAGGCACCCAGAATCAAACACGGAACTACAGATGGTACCTGCTCTAGCCAGACCACCAATGTTAGACCATTACCTCCTTTCTAGAAGCTTGGTCTCTCTTAATGCAGCCGAACATCACATTAGCTTTGGCTGCTATATTATTTTGTTGAGCTCTGCAATTCACTATCATCTTATCATAGGATGATAGATTGAAGACTGGAAtctatcaatcagtaaacatttattaagtgcctgtaaGGTAACATGGGTTGTTCTAGGTgttagaaatgataattaaaattatagaatgttgttgatgaggtcaccaagagatgggagggagagaggaggcctGAGGACAGTCTTCAGGAAAACCTGCTATTAGAATGTGTGTTATTGATGATGAGCTAGCAAAGAGgactgaggaggaggagaatcagaagagaagagtgtgacaaaaacccagaaaaaaagagagtgtccaggaagaaaggaaaactaacAGTGTCAAATGCAAAAAGGTCaaaaaggatgaagactgagagaAGACGATCAAAATTAGCCATTAGTGACCACTATAAATTTAAAGAGAGCCATTTTAATTGAATGATGAAGTTAGAAGCTTTATTGAGAAAGGTTGAtgagtgagaagaaaggaagtagaggcaATAAGCTTTTTCTAAAAGTATAactgaaaagggaagaagatataTAGGTCAgaatcttaaaggtcatctaattcagAAAATTCCCATTTTTTTACATGAGGAAACAAGCCATGAGAAGTTTATTGTCTTCTGAAAATAACAGAAGTAGTATATtgcaaaggcaagatttgaactcatcttctgaATCTAAATTCAGTGCTATTTGCTATTCCACCCTCCTATATTTAAATAACTCAGTGTTCCagatttcaaagatatttttggaTCTTGAATCTGTCAGTGTGTTAAATAAGCCTTCTGACCTTGAGTTATTGTCAGGTTCCATAAAGATACTATCTGAGCCCTTATCTAAGTAATTATCAATATATTAAGGAGATAATCCAGGAAGCCTTGATGGGGGAAAAAATTATAGAACCTGGTgactgattggatatggaggaaagaaaaggaaagaaaaagagtgaaagagaatTCTAAAGTTTCAGTCTAGTTTTGAAGGTCTAAGAGAATAGAAGTTCCATTAACAGAAATGGGGGAATTATCTGTGcttgggagaaagaaagggatgcTTAATTTTACATATTTGATTTGAGGCAACATTGGAACTTCACCAAGTGGAGCTGTACAGAAAGCAAATGGAAATATGAGGCTGAAGGTTGAGTGAGAAATTGATACTCGGGAGTTTTGATTTAAAGATCATCTGCATAGGATCAGTAGAAATAAATGACACGGGCAGATAAgtgactcagaggattgagagtcaggcctagagacaggaggttctgggtttaaatgtggccttagacacttccaagctgtgtgactctgggtaaatcacttaactcccattgcctagcccttacctttcttctgccaattcacagtattgattctaagagaaggtaagggtttaaaaagaaaagaaaagaaataaaggacacAGTAAGATCTTTAATTTTCTTAGAATCTAAAATTGCCAAGAAAAAAATTTGTTCAGCAAATATATTCCAAAAATATCATTTGATTCCTGTGGATTTCTCTGATTGATTCTATAAGATTAATATGGGCTCAGCCTATGAAAGATAATCTGAATTAATTAGCATGTTCAGTCTTCAATAAGCACTGTTCTCATTCCCCCAGATTCAGGCAGTGACTAACACACTAGAGTGTGAATGAGTTGTGAGGAATAGGAGGAAACTGGTATTTACATACAAAAGGTGACAAATATAAACCTATTTATAACTCCCCAAAAAGACAAGGGGCCTTAGAAGAGACTAAGTCAAGTTAAGAAAATCTACTTTCTTCCCATCTttgtatttttcctatttttattaccagtggcacatagcaaatgtttaataaattcttcttgattaATTGATTCCTTGCAGAGGCAGAGAACTATGTAGGTGGAATACTATATATGCTGTCAAGTATGATCaaagtattgattgatttttgtcaaactgccttttctttctctcttttctaatcattgttacaaaaaaaaaaagctcaatgagtagagaaaatggaaagaggtATTCAGAGATTAAGTTCAgtaaaataagatttaaataattttttttattttaaagaaagaagaacatGGATGGTTCAAATGTTAAGTCCTCTCTTTTCATAGcaaaatagataaggaaactaaatatGCCTTTCTGATGTTACAGtgataaaattagaaatattagaTACCCAAAACTTCCTACAGGGTATCACTCACCTGGACATGTTTCCGTAGCCTGAACAATCAAGGCCTTAGCACACAGTAACATGAGTATCTGGGTAGCCTTCTCCATGGCAGCTCTGTTGGGATCTTGGCCCTTCTTGCCTTTGACTCAGAAGCAGATCCCAGACTCTTATAAGACAGAGAAATCCAACCCTAATCCCAGCCTCTTGTTTCACCTCTTCCTGTGGCACCAACATTGCTTATCAAATGATCAAAAATTATATGTCCCCCAAATTAGACCCCTCTTAGTTTCCTGTCTAACTGGCCCTCACCTTCCTTCCTGACACAGTAGACTCTGGAACACCCTCTCAGAGGCCCTTTCAGTGAGGTGAGGTGGAAAGAGAGTTGCCTCTGGAGTCAAAAGAGATGAGATTGAATCCGAACACTGCCACTAACAACtttagtgactttgggcaagtcacaacctctctggtcctcagattccttatctaaGAATGGTGGGGTTTAACTGTCATCTTAAAGATCCCATCCAACTCTAAATTCTAGGTCTatgatcctagattcaaataccCTAGTGTAAGTGGTCCCAGACGGGCTGTTGTTTCCAAATGTGGTTTCCCCAGTCTCTTCTAGGCAGGTGGATCCTGGTAATGGAAAGAgggctaaatttggagtcagagaacctggctTCATTTGCTACCTGTGTGCCAATAGGCAATTAATTTAACCTCTCAGGGCATTAGGTTCTTCAAATGTataatgaggaggttgaactaggtgacctctaaggttcATTTCATAATGAGATCCTGTGGGTCTCAAAGACTGGCATTCCAAGACATGTTTTGCTTCTCTGTCATTAGTCAGGAGAAAAAGTAAATTCATTATAGTTTCCTCTATCCCAATCCTCCCAATCACTCAGGTGTTTTCATACCTAAGCATCATCCATATTTCTCATTGTCTCTTATCCTCCATATCCAAATTGTTACCAAGGCCTGTTGATTTTACCTTCCTAACATCTTTTAAATTACTTTAACCTTCTCTCCTCTGGCATTGCCACTGTACTAACACAGGCTCACAGCACTGTATGACTAGAAAATTGCAATGCCTAccacaagtctctccctactccattcCATACTCCCATTAGATGCCAAAATGATCCCTCTAAATAAAAGTCTGACCATTTTATATAACctcctcagtaaactccagtggctccctatccacctccagaaatcAATCCTGTTTGTCATTCAAAGACTTTCTGCAGAGCATCTAGTTGGGCAGGACACTATGCCAACCTCTTAACACATCATCTTCAGTCTACCCTCTAATTTCATACTTCTGTCAGCTTTGGGGGCTAGTCTGTATCCCTTCCTCTGTTTTAAGTTAAGCTCCAGGTTTCCCCCACAGAGAAGCCTTCCCAGCTCAAGGAGTATTTTGGGGTCTGAAGGTGGCACAAAGTCCAGTGcttcaaagatcattttcattcCCAACTTATCAATACAATCCCTCTGAAAGGTCAAGCCAGCTGGGATAAAACCCCTCTGGCTCCAGACAGGGCCTTAAGGAAACATTGGCCTCTTCACATCAAACTTGGACCCAGGATGTGACAAGAATAGTCCCTATGTATACACAACAATAGAGTATTTGTATTACTATATAGAAACTCAGATTAATCCCCAAATTTCCCACATTGAGTTACACAATTGGATCTTAAGCATAGGCAGGCATTTAATCTTTTCCTCCCAGCCCAGACCTGCCTGCCTCTCTGTTTACTTCTTTTGGAGAAGCAGCAATACAGAGCAATAGTAGCGCTGGACTTGCATTCAGgtaaatctgggttcaaattccacctctgactaGGTATGTGACTCAAGGTAGGGCATGAAAGGCAAAGGCAAAACTAAACCTTTCTGTGTTTCAAATCTCCTCATttacaaagataataaaattcaCAATATCAAACTCACATGGTCATTGTGAAACTCAAAGGAGATCACCTACAAGCTATGAGGAGATCCTTAAAAGACTTACTATATCATTTTTTTTAGATCCTCAATTTGTGACACAACTTTCAATTCTTTAGGATTTCTTGGTAGGGAGAAACAGGGCCTAGAAGGTGTCATTTTGTCCACCATCATAACTTCACAATAACAGGGCATTTATTTGAACTCATATTATCTGCAATTCTGGCCCAAACGTTTTATTCCTTATTTGTTGACTGGTCCCTTGTCAATATAGTGCCCTTCTGTGGTCCCTGAGAATACAGCCTATAATCTCCATGGAAATATGCCTTTGTGAAATTTGAGGGTTTAgcatgtgtaaagattaaaattaatatataataactattatatttttaaagttttattaataataatcaaagcaaaagaactgcctgaactcaACCCAGTTGcaggtcagagagagagagagagagagagaga encodes:
- the LOC100022049 gene encoding ficolin-2-like, encoding MEKATQILMLLCAKALIVQATETCPDVKIVGLGASEKLTILQGCPGLPGALGPKGEVGPPGMTGERGPPGSPGVSGTQGPKGDKGDLGMPGSLDEKELETQLCKTGARNCKELLGRGNVLSGWYTIYLSDCKPLTVLCDMNTDGGGWIVFQRRADGSVNFFRSWAAYKKGFGSRLGEFWLGNDNLHLLTAQDDSELRIDLQDFDHNHHFAKYRSFQVAEETENYKLSLGAFVDGNAGDSLMYHNYFGFTTRDRDNDAYEGNCAISYQGAWWYNDCHLSNLNGQYLRGPHESPANGINWKTGHGNNYSYKVCEMKFRPT